In a single window of the Sulfurimonas sp. hsl 1-7 genome:
- a CDS encoding KdsC family phosphatase produces the protein MIKLLVLDVDGCLTDGKIIYSSDGVESKNFNVKDGLAITSWIRMGGQVAIITGRNSTIVERRAKELGIQHLFQGVKDKATLLKELLEELKLQSFEVAAVGDDFNDYEMLNFVGRSFTPNDAPKDIQALVDVVLSRKGGDAAVREMIDMIIEQNDQKEQFLSLWIKG, from the coding sequence ATGATCAAACTTTTAGTTCTCGATGTTGACGGTTGTTTAACAGACGGTAAGATCATCTACTCTAGCGACGGTGTAGAGAGTAAGAACTTCAATGTAAAAGACGGTCTTGCTATCACATCTTGGATCAGAATGGGTGGCCAAGTTGCAATAATCACGGGGCGTAACTCTACGATCGTTGAAAGAAGAGCAAAAGAGCTTGGAATCCAGCATCTTTTTCAAGGTGTTAAAGATAAAGCTACACTTTTAAAAGAGCTGCTTGAAGAACTTAAACTGCAATCTTTTGAGGTAGCTGCTGTGGGTGATGACTTTAACGATTACGAGATGCTGAACTTTGTAGGCAGAAGTTTTACACCTAACGATGCACCTAAAGACATTCAAGCGCTTGTTGATGTTGTACTCTCTCGCAAAGGCGGAGATGCAGCTGTAAGAGAGATGATAGATATGATCATAGAACAAAATGATCAAAAAGAGCAATTTTTATCTTTATGGATTAAAGGATAA
- the lptC gene encoding LPS export ABC transporter periplasmic protein LptC has protein sequence MLVITILLSIFFFFQPQKMTQKKFDDVPLLHIKDFTMYELNPAGVKTLMLGSEAFRYNDRYTVDNIDHTDKSTNHISNLRADFGVYKDNKLDLDGNVTLVRDDGLSYKTQKAFYYKDKALFVTDTDYVLSQGKNILRGSYLDHNNLTGKIHSKNINATYHIKEAK, from the coding sequence ATCTTAGTCATCACTATATTATTGTCAATCTTTTTTTTCTTTCAACCTCAAAAGATGACTCAAAAAAAATTTGATGATGTACCGTTATTGCACATTAAAGATTTCACAATGTATGAGCTTAACCCGGCCGGTGTGAAGACATTGATGCTTGGAAGTGAAGCTTTTAGATATAATGACAGGTATACCGTAGATAACATCGATCATACCGATAAATCTACAAACCATATATCAAATCTCAGAGCAGATTTCGGTGTATATAAAGATAATAAACTAGATCTAGACGGCAATGTTACTTTAGTACGTGACGACGGTCTGAGTTACAAGACACAAAAGGCATTTTATTATAAAGATAAAGCACTTTTTGTTACAGATACTGATTATGTTCTCTCCCAGGGAAAGAATATACTTCGCGGGAGTTATCTGGATCATAATAATTTAACTGGTAAAATACATTCTAAAAATATAAATGCAACATATCATATAAAAGAGGCAAAATGA
- the lptA gene encoding lipopolysaccharide transport periplasmic protein LptA: MRYIIFFTILIQTFLNAEELQIKANSFYADEKAGLSVFEGSVNILKGYDELNASKVTVYIDKEKTPTKFIAEGDVSFKVKTKDDVKYEGIAQKAIYLPGKKEYNFYKNVHLKQLGDKKEIQGDEVVLNISDNKAYAKGAEKEPVIMIFEFKEEKKEEEK, encoded by the coding sequence ATGAGATATATAATTTTCTTTACAATTTTAATACAAACATTTTTAAATGCTGAAGAGTTACAAATCAAGGCAAATAGTTTTTATGCAGATGAAAAAGCCGGACTATCTGTATTTGAAGGTTCTGTAAACATCTTAAAAGGGTACGATGAGCTTAATGCATCTAAAGTGACTGTATATATCGATAAAGAAAAAACACCTACAAAATTTATCGCTGAAGGTGATGTGTCATTCAAAGTAAAAACGAAGGATGATGTAAAGTACGAGGGGATAGCACAAAAGGCTATTTATCTTCCGGGTAAAAAAGAGTATAACTTTTATAAAAATGTCCATTTAAAACAGCTTGGAGATAAAAAAGAGATCCAGGGTGATGAAGTGGTTCTAAACATATCGGACAACAAAGCTTATGCAAAAGGTGCTGAAAAAGAGCCTGTAATTATGATCTTTGAGTTTAAAGAAGAGAAGAAAGAAGAAGAAAAATGA
- the yihA gene encoding ribosome biogenesis GTP-binding protein YihA/YsxC yields MIEIVDAKFITSAPTVKEAPPSDEQNEVVFMARSNVGKSSLLNALTNHKGLAKVSSTPGKTKLINYFDVTFMDRDTSEKSIAKFVDLPGFGYAKVSKSMKSDWEKNLTDYISQRENIKIFIHLIDSRHPHLDIDVDVGNFLISNATADQYIIQIFTKIDKLNQKEQNALRREFPNALMVSSSKKRGIHKIVDLVYKTLNENVNED; encoded by the coding sequence ATGATAGAGATTGTCGATGCAAAATTTATAACTTCAGCACCTACGGTAAAAGAAGCGCCACCTTCAGATGAACAAAATGAAGTGGTATTTATGGCAAGAAGTAATGTAGGTAAAAGTTCCCTTTTAAATGCATTAACAAACCACAAAGGTTTAGCGAAAGTATCGTCTACACCGGGTAAAACAAAGCTAATCAACTATTTTGACGTTACGTTTATGGATAGAGATACATCTGAAAAAAGTATTGCAAAGTTTGTCGATCTCCCTGGTTTTGGATATGCAAAAGTTTCTAAGTCTATGAAAAGCGATTGGGAAAAGAATCTTACGGACTATATTTCTCAAAGAGAGAATATCAAGATCTTTATTCATCTTATAGATTCAAGACATCCCCATCTAGACATAGATGTAGATGTAGGTAATTTCCTTATTTCCAATGCTACTGCAGACCAGTACATTATACAGATATTTACAAAGATAGATAAACTCAACCAAAAAGAGCAAAATGCACTCAGACGCGAATTTCCAAATGCATTAATGGTATCTAGTTCAAAAAAACGGGGGATTCACAAAATAGTAGACCTTGTTTATAAAACTTTAAATGAGAACGTAAATGAAGATTGA
- a CDS encoding N-acetyltransferase, protein MKIDFRKATLADIPKMRELVMPEVQSGVILDRSEDEIATNIRSYTLAFHEDELVGFCALHIHTSYLAEVRSLIVKDGYRGQKIGEELIKKLLDEAKSLGLQKVLSLTYKQSFFERLGFVEIPKETLPEHKIWADCIKCKHFPICNEVSLIKTL, encoded by the coding sequence ATGAAGATTGATTTTAGAAAAGCAACACTTGCCGATATCCCTAAAATGAGAGAATTGGTAATGCCTGAAGTGCAAAGCGGTGTTATTCTTGATAGAAGTGAAGATGAGATTGCGACAAATATCCGATCTTACACTTTGGCATTTCATGAAGATGAACTTGTCGGTTTTTGTGCACTGCATATCCATACATCGTATCTAGCAGAGGTACGTTCACTTATCGTAAAAGATGGATACCGCGGACAAAAAATAGGTGAGGAGCTTATTAAAAAGCTTCTTGACGAGGCAAAATCACTCGGTTTACAAAAAGTACTGAGTTTAACGTATAAACAATCATTTTTTGAAAGACTTGGTTTTGTAGAGATTCCAAAAGAGACCCTCCCAGAGCATAAAATCTGGGCTGACTGTATTAAATGTAAACATTTTCCGATATGCAACGAAGTATCACTTATCAAAACTCTCTAA
- the mrdA gene encoding penicillin-binding protein 2 yields MKVKFIIFVFASIWLMLITRVFFLAIQSNNYYSELSQNNTIKVEQIAPVRGEILDLHNNPVAINKLGFKISLAPHLLSKKQKKNFEAEIDLITELLPSLDRKKIEKNYRKKDSFYNHNFIEVVPFIPYEEMTPVYSVLNLRKNIKITAAPKRFYPYKNIAAHMIGYVARANKKDIEENPLVDLIGYTGKTGIEKYYNEYLQGTPGKRKIKVNANNQEIEQLSFTPADENRKLTLSLDMELQQYISKLFDGKVGTYVVMHVDGAILSAGSFPNYDLNIFVNGMSHQMYDDLSSSLDHPFTNKLVHGLYPPGSTIKPALGLLYITNDLNERWSVDCKSKLPLGGRIFRCWKHQGHGHTEIVKAIRESCDDYFYKGSLVLGNQKMSAGLKRYNLGAKTGVDLPNEFIGVVPSREWKYNKYKRIWNVGETLNMSIGQGDFLTTPMQIAQVTALMATGKLPKPHFAKFIGDQEIKAEYQEVLTQKELAKLPVIRKAMYQVCNNPHGTATQYLHSKVTLAGKTGTAQVIGIKQDIKKRKLEHEMSYYNRSHAWFTTYGPYKKPQYVVMVMIEHGGHGGYAAGSITSKIYNKLLELGYIKK; encoded by the coding sequence ATGAAAGTAAAATTTATTATTTTTGTATTTGCTTCTATTTGGTTGATGTTAATTACTCGTGTATTTTTTCTCGCTATTCAGTCAAATAATTATTATAGTGAGCTTTCTCAAAACAATACCATAAAGGTTGAACAGATCGCACCTGTAAGAGGGGAGATCTTAGATCTGCACAATAACCCTGTCGCGATTAATAAACTAGGGTTCAAGATCTCTCTTGCACCCCATCTGCTTTCTAAAAAACAGAAAAAAAACTTTGAAGCGGAGATCGACTTAATAACAGAACTTCTCCCTTCACTTGATCGTAAAAAAATTGAGAAAAACTATAGAAAGAAAGACTCATTTTACAATCATAACTTTATCGAGGTTGTTCCTTTTATCCCTTATGAGGAGATGACACCGGTATACTCTGTTTTAAATTTAAGAAAAAACATCAAAATTACTGCCGCGCCAAAACGTTTTTATCCATATAAAAATATTGCTGCACATATGATCGGTTACGTTGCACGTGCAAATAAAAAAGATATTGAAGAAAATCCTTTGGTAGACCTCATAGGCTATACGGGAAAAACAGGGATAGAGAAGTACTATAACGAGTACCTTCAAGGGACACCGGGAAAAAGAAAGATCAAAGTAAATGCCAACAATCAAGAGATAGAACAACTGAGCTTCACACCTGCAGATGAGAACAGAAAACTAACGCTTAGTCTCGATATGGAACTCCAACAATACATCTCAAAACTCTTTGACGGTAAGGTTGGGACATATGTTGTTATGCATGTAGACGGAGCTATTCTATCAGCAGGAAGTTTCCCTAACTATGATCTCAATATTTTTGTAAACGGAATGTCTCATCAGATGTATGACGACCTTTCATCAAGTTTAGATCACCCCTTTACAAACAAACTTGTTCACGGACTTTATCCACCGGGTTCTACTATTAAACCTGCGCTTGGACTTTTATATATTACAAATGATCTCAATGAGCGCTGGAGCGTTGACTGTAAATCAAAACTTCCACTGGGAGGACGTATATTTAGATGTTGGAAACATCAAGGGCATGGACATACGGAGATTGTCAAAGCGATACGCGAGAGTTGTGATGATTACTTTTACAAAGGGAGTTTAGTCCTTGGTAATCAAAAAATGAGTGCAGGACTCAAACGTTACAATTTAGGGGCAAAGACAGGTGTTGATCTCCCTAATGAGTTTATCGGTGTAGTCCCTTCTCGTGAATGGAAATACAATAAATATAAAAGAATTTGGAATGTAGGTGAAACATTAAATATGTCTATCGGACAGGGTGATTTTCTAACTACACCTATGCAAATAGCACAAGTTACGGCATTGATGGCTACTGGAAAACTGCCAAAGCCACACTTTGCAAAATTTATCGGTGATCAAGAGATCAAAGCTGAGTATCAAGAGGTGCTTACTCAAAAAGAGTTGGCTAAACTTCCTGTTATCCGTAAAGCGATGTATCAAGTGTGTAACAATCCTCACGGTACTGCTACACAGTATCTTCATTCAAAGGTAACTCTAGCAGGTAAAACAGGTACTGCACAGGTTATCGGGATCAAACAGGACATTAAAAAGCGTAAATTAGAGCATGAGATGTCATACTACAACCGTTCTCACGCATGGTTTACAACTTACGGCCCTTATAAAAAACCTCAATACGTTGTTATGGTTATGATTGAACACGGTGGACACGGTGGATATGCAGCGGGAAGTATTACATCGAAGATATACAACAAGCTCTTAGAGCTTGGGTATATTAAAAAATAG
- a CDS encoding calcium/sodium antiporter produces MDYIVFLVAMAALIYGADFIIKESERIALHYKISHFVIGATLVAFGTSLPEMAASVMASYYGKIDMAVANVVGSVTFNITLVLGIVFLIAKAMKPKRDLFAIDSAWVIIPVIIFIVMVQDGVVGRFDGILFVLMMVSYLFFLFKTSKEDLEGEIDEDLEKEKFGWFKSIVLLVVGFTLTIGGAHFVVESGTNIARALDVSEWIIGLFLISLGTSLPELMVSIVAVKKGNAEMSIGNIIGSNVANFSMVLGTAALVNPLVIDIEKTSFDLIVLTAASLVLLFIIANKLYNKAGGIFLLTVLALLLQHYIV; encoded by the coding sequence ATGGATTATATAGTTTTTTTAGTTGCAATGGCAGCTTTAATATACGGTGCCGATTTTATTATCAAAGAATCGGAAAGAATAGCATTACACTATAAGATTTCACACTTCGTGATCGGTGCTACATTAGTGGCTTTTGGAACATCTTTACCGGAAATGGCAGCTTCTGTAATGGCTTCATATTACGGTAAAATCGATATGGCAGTCGCAAATGTTGTCGGTAGCGTTACCTTTAATATTACATTGGTTTTAGGTATTGTTTTTTTAATTGCCAAGGCTATGAAACCAAAACGTGATCTTTTCGCAATTGACAGTGCATGGGTTATTATCCCGGTTATAATCTTTATAGTTATGGTTCAAGACGGTGTAGTCGGTCGTTTTGACGGTATTTTATTTGTACTGATGATGGTTTCGTATCTATTCTTTTTATTTAAAACTTCTAAAGAGGATCTTGAAGGTGAGATCGATGAAGATTTAGAGAAAGAGAAGTTTGGATGGTTTAAATCTATTGTTCTTTTAGTTGTAGGTTTTACATTAACTATAGGTGGTGCTCATTTTGTTGTAGAGAGCGGAACAAATATCGCAAGAGCTTTAGATGTAAGTGAATGGATTATCGGTCTGTTTTTAATCTCTCTAGGAACATCTTTACCTGAATTAATGGTTTCTATAGTTGCTGTGAAAAAAGGTAATGCAGAGATGAGTATCGGTAATATTATCGGCTCAAACGTTGCAAATTTCTCTATGGTTTTAGGAACTGCTGCACTGGTAAATCCGCTAGTGATCGATATTGAAAAAACTTCTTTTGATCTTATTGTTTTAACAGCAGCTTCTCTTGTATTATTATTTATAATTGCAAATAAACTTTATAATAAAGCGGGTGGAATTTTTCTACTTACTGTCTTAGCACTTCTGCTGCAACACTACATAGTATAA
- the ybeY gene encoding rRNA maturation RNase YbeY gives MIDIENKTDLEIDFSKLETILKSLTEKEIELIITDNDDIQTINKQYRDKDYPTDVLSFPYEDMPFSPLGSIVISKNFVEEKSNELGHSIQDEFTLLFIHGLLHILGYDHEVDNGEMREMEEKLIKKFSLPASLIVRTEG, from the coding sequence ATGATAGATATAGAAAATAAAACAGATTTAGAGATAGATTTCTCAAAGTTAGAAACTATCTTAAAATCTCTCACAGAAAAAGAGATAGAGCTTATCATTACCGATAATGACGATATCCAAACAATCAACAAACAGTACAGAGATAAAGATTATCCCACTGATGTACTTAGTTTCCCCTACGAAGATATGCCTTTCTCCCCTCTTGGCAGTATAGTGATCTCCAAAAATTTTGTAGAAGAAAAATCAAATGAACTTGGCCATAGCATACAAGATGAATTTACACTTTTATTTATCCATGGATTATTACATATCCTAGGTTACGATCATGAAGTGGATAACGGAGAGATGAGAGAGATGGAAGAGAAGCTCATTAAAAAGTTTTCACTCCCCGCAAGTTTAATAGTTAGAACAGAAGGATAA
- the queC gene encoding 7-cyano-7-deazaguanine synthase QueC, whose product MKETIKKAVCIMSGGMDSTLAAYMMKKEGYEIVGVHFNYDQRTQAKELECFEAIAKELDVQEKYVLDLDFFAKLGASALTDKNIDVPTSGIEEGVPVTYVPFRNGIFLSMAAAIAEKEGASVIAIGVVEEDSSGYPDCRENYIEAMQKAINLGTKDETNIEIKMPLVHLKKSEIVQEAVNLGVALELTWSCYKNEDAACGVCDSCRLRLNGFLKAGVTDPIKYA is encoded by the coding sequence ATGAAAGAAACTATAAAAAAAGCAGTATGTATTATGAGCGGAGGGATGGATTCAACCCTTGCCGCTTATATGATGAAAAAAGAGGGCTATGAGATCGTAGGGGTTCATTTCAACTACGATCAAAGAACACAGGCAAAAGAGTTAGAGTGTTTTGAAGCAATCGCTAAAGAGCTTGATGTACAGGAAAAGTATGTACTTGATCTTGATTTCTTTGCAAAATTAGGAGCTTCTGCGCTTACAGATAAAAATATAGATGTACCCACTTCAGGAATAGAAGAGGGTGTACCTGTAACTTACGTTCCGTTTAGAAACGGTATTTTTCTCTCAATGGCAGCAGCAATTGCGGAAAAAGAGGGTGCGAGTGTAATAGCTATCGGTGTAGTGGAAGAGGACAGCAGCGGATATCCTGATTGTCGTGAGAACTATATCGAAGCGATGCAAAAGGCCATTAATCTTGGAACAAAAGATGAGACAAACATAGAGATCAAAATGCCTCTGGTACATCTTAAAAAATCTGAAATAGTTCAAGAAGCGGTAAATCTCGGTGTAGCGTTAGAGCTTACTTGGAGCTGTTATAAAAATGAAGATGCAGCATGTGGCGTATGTGACAGTTGTAGATTACGACTAAACGGATTTCTTAAAGCCGGAGTAACAGATCCCATAAAATATGCATAA
- a CDS encoding M48 family metallopeptidase yields MHNTKQYEIELIINPKLKHSYISISKDKKVIVKTPSRSQKYVANILEEKASWIAKKLQQVESIKLLDEAPLHSLEFLQSRVEHYSALMGLQYSQLKFRKMKRRWGSCSSQRVITLNKELLKLEQRLVDYVVVHELAHLTHMNHSKAFHALVEKHLPSSQTLRRELQTIRIG; encoded by the coding sequence ATGCATAATACTAAACAATATGAGATAGAATTAATAATCAATCCGAAACTAAAACATAGCTATATATCTATCTCAAAAGATAAGAAGGTTATTGTAAAAACACCTTCTCGATCGCAAAAATATGTTGCAAATATTTTAGAAGAGAAAGCCTCCTGGATCGCAAAAAAACTACAACAAGTAGAATCTATAAAGCTTTTAGATGAAGCACCTTTACATAGTTTAGAGTTTTTACAAAGTAGGGTGGAGCACTATAGTGCTTTAATGGGTCTGCAATACTCACAGCTTAAATTTAGAAAGATGAAAAGAAGATGGGGAAGTTGTAGTTCTCAAAGGGTTATAACACTTAACAAAGAGCTTTTAAAGCTTGAACAAAGGCTTGTAGACTATGTAGTTGTACATGAGCTGGCTCATTTAACACATATGAACCACTCAAAGGCGTTTCATGCTTTAGTTGAAAAGCATTTGCCCTCTTCACAAACTCTTAGACGAGAACTGCAAACAATCCGTATAGGATAA
- a CDS encoding putative glycoside hydrolase, whose translation MKRFFLFFAAAAALHGWDGTLIDQNSSNPVIDAIVSDSKHSVRSDSNGTFSIDTDEKVLHIKAYGYRPAALSQDTNNSIVSLKSIRVKALYLTFWGASNNSPRFKKALELIEKTDVNAVVVDVKNEYGSTLFWTKFKQANSYGAHLKRTNRDIEKFMKLLKEKNIYTIARVVTFKDELQASNNYEYAIKKNDANKTIWRNHDEMAWVDPYDKRSHEYAIRMAEEAAKVGFDEINFDYVRFPAKAGLCLSQKNTQENRIKAIGNFLDLAQERLRKYGVFISVDIYGNVCWSKDDNGIGQTIDSLAKHADYIAPMLYPSGFASGSFGKKYPAKHPYIVIYRSIKHIEYKISPKRVRPWLQYFKDYTHSKVYYQKEEIQAQIKAADETHTNGWMLWSPSSKYDFEILK comes from the coding sequence ATGAAACGATTTTTTTTATTTTTTGCAGCAGCGGCAGCGCTGCATGGTTGGGATGGGACATTAATTGATCAAAATAGTTCCAATCCTGTTATTGATGCTATTGTCAGTGATTCAAAACACTCTGTAAGGAGTGACAGTAATGGAACTTTTTCGATCGATACAGATGAAAAAGTGCTCCATATAAAAGCATACGGGTATAGACCCGCAGCATTATCTCAAGATACAAACAATTCGATTGTTTCTCTCAAGTCTATACGTGTAAAGGCTTTGTATCTAACATTCTGGGGTGCTTCTAACAATTCGCCAAGATTTAAAAAAGCGTTAGAGCTTATAGAAAAAACAGATGTAAATGCCGTAGTTGTAGATGTAAAGAACGAATACGGCTCTACCCTCTTTTGGACAAAGTTCAAGCAGGCAAACAGCTACGGTGCACATCTTAAAAGAACAAACCGTGATATTGAAAAGTTTATGAAGCTATTGAAAGAGAAAAATATCTATACGATAGCAAGAGTTGTAACTTTTAAAGATGAACTCCAAGCTTCAAACAACTACGAGTATGCGATCAAAAAAAATGATGCAAATAAAACTATCTGGAGAAACCATGATGAGATGGCATGGGTTGATCCATACGATAAACGAAGTCATGAGTATGCTATAAGGATGGCTGAGGAAGCTGCAAAGGTAGGATTTGACGAGATCAATTTTGACTATGTACGTTTTCCGGCTAAAGCGGGACTTTGTTTATCTCAAAAAAATACTCAAGAAAACCGCATTAAAGCGATAGGGAACTTTCTCGATCTGGCACAAGAGAGACTTCGAAAGTATGGTGTTTTTATTTCGGTAGATATCTACGGTAACGTATGTTGGAGTAAAGATGATAACGGGATAGGTCAAACGATAGATTCTTTAGCAAAACACGCTGATTATATTGCTCCAATGCTTTATCCATCAGGCTTTGCAAGTGGATCATTTGGAAAAAAATATCCTGCAAAACACCCGTATATAGTAATATACAGAAGTATCAAGCACATAGAGTACAAGATATCGCCTAAGAGAGTTAGACCTTGGTTACAATACTTTAAAGATTATACTCATTCAAAAGTTTATTATCAAAAAGAGGAGATTCAAGCGCAGATCAAAGCTGCTGATGAGACTCACACAAACGGCTGGATGCTTTGGTCCCCTTCAAGCAAATACGATTTCGAGATTTTAAAATAG
- a CDS encoding TRAP transporter substrate-binding protein — protein MNRRDFLTTAAVTSGALALNGCNESNRQAIDYSKHPQKSIGDKSVHINRAKKTVLKLATSWPAHFPIMGTGVEHFVQRIKEISGGSLEIKLYPKNTLIPALAVFDACSSGQIDAFHSGPYYWKGKNSAFSLFSGIPFGFTAEEVNSWMTYGGGLELWREYYAKYNLYPFLGGNTNIQMGGWYRKPIESLEDMKGLKMRIPGLGGEVFAKLGVNPVLLPAGEIYTSLERGVIDATEWVGPALDIKMGFYKVAPYYYSGWHEPGSVLELTFNKQSWEKLASEHKSMIEVASTELNSNMTHEFHAENIKALQQLKELDVKLSQFPQDVMDAGKKALKEVLAEQSGANKDFARVYSSIDNYLNLSKAWSDVSLGYFLNQR, from the coding sequence ATGAATAGAAGAGATTTTTTAACAACAGCGGCAGTAACATCGGGTGCACTCGCTTTAAACGGTTGTAACGAGAGTAATCGTCAGGCAATAGACTACTCTAAACACCCTCAAAAAAGCATCGGTGATAAATCTGTTCATATCAACAGAGCCAAAAAAACCGTTTTAAAGTTAGCTACATCTTGGCCTGCGCATTTTCCGATCATGGGTACGGGTGTTGAGCACTTTGTTCAAAGAATAAAAGAGATCAGTGGGGGAAGTTTAGAGATTAAACTGTATCCGAAAAACACACTGATCCCTGCCCTGGCCGTATTTGATGCGTGCTCTAGCGGACAGATCGATGCTTTTCATTCAGGACCGTATTATTGGAAAGGAAAAAACTCAGCTTTTTCTCTTTTTAGCGGAATCCCTTTTGGTTTTACGGCTGAAGAGGTAAACTCTTGGATGACTTACGGCGGCGGACTTGAACTTTGGCGTGAGTATTATGCAAAGTACAATCTTTACCCTTTTTTAGGGGGTAATACAAACATCCAGATGGGTGGATGGTACAGAAAGCCGATCGAGTCTTTAGAAGACATGAAAGGTCTAAAGATGCGTATACCGGGTCTTGGTGGTGAAGTGTTTGCCAAGCTTGGGGTAAATCCTGTTTTATTACCTGCGGGTGAGATCTATACATCTTTAGAGCGTGGCGTGATCGATGCGACCGAATGGGTAGGCCCTGCGTTAGATATTAAGATGGGATTTTATAAAGTTGCTCCGTATTATTATTCTGGATGGCATGAGCCGGGTTCAGTTTTGGAGCTTACATTTAACAAACAGTCATGGGAAAAGCTTGCATCTGAACACAAATCTATGATCGAAGTAGCTTCTACTGAACTCAACTCAAATATGACGCATGAGTTTCATGCTGAGAATATAAAAGCATTACAGCAGTTAAAAGAGTTAGATGTAAAACTTTCTCAGTTTCCGCAAGATGTTATGGATGCCGGTAAAAAAGCCCTTAAAGAGGTACTTGCAGAACAAAGTGGAGCAAATAAAGATTTTGCAAGAGTTTATAGCTCTATAGATAACTACCTAAACCTTTCTAAAGCGTGGAGCGATGTAAGTTTAGGATATTTTTTAAATCAAAGATAA